Proteins from a genomic interval of Nostoc sp. TCL240-02:
- a CDS encoding succinylglutamate desuccinylase/aspartoacylase family protein: MLPVIESILLRQMASGDRLYLQIYKFIGAKPGKKVYIQSNLHGAEIAGNAVIHQLIEFLLTINDTNLAGEIWLVPVCNPMGTNERAHHFSPGRYCIYEAKDWNRIFWDYEKEADDLVAFTKSQLHSDPEVVRQDYLTIIKQNFAKVLEKINSSNGVPYTELFAYKLQKLSLDADYLIDLHSSTNQALDYIYYFQNREDSAKYFLLDFGILLDKYDGDAFDEAFIKPWLALEACFKEFGREIKFDVEAWTLELGSGMQINPDSVAKGIRGVKNYLMQKGVLQIPDLSDETKTHKMTFASSSNRKKYYAIAGGMIQSRIALGSKVKTGDKLYQILSFNKEGQLPSVIDVCAQHDGLVYDVATNQAVNEGEFVLGIVS, encoded by the coding sequence ATGCTGCCAGTTATTGAAAGCATTTTATTACGTCAAATGGCTTCGGGCGATCGCCTATACTTACAAATATACAAATTCATCGGCGCTAAACCTGGTAAAAAGGTATACATTCAATCTAATCTGCACGGTGCAGAAATCGCTGGTAATGCCGTTATTCACCAGCTAATTGAGTTTTTATTAACAATAAATGATACAAATTTAGCTGGAGAAATTTGGTTAGTTCCCGTTTGTAATCCAATGGGGACGAATGAACGCGCTCATCATTTTTCCCCTGGACGATATTGCATTTACGAAGCCAAAGACTGGAATCGGATATTTTGGGACTACGAGAAAGAAGCTGATGATTTAGTAGCTTTTACTAAATCTCAACTTCATAGTGATCCAGAGGTCGTTCGACAAGATTATCTAACTATAATTAAGCAAAACTTTGCGAAAGTTTTAGAAAAAATTAATTCTTCTAATGGTGTTCCCTACACTGAGCTTTTTGCCTACAAGCTACAAAAATTGAGTTTAGATGCAGACTACTTAATTGATTTACATAGTTCTACAAATCAAGCATTAGACTATATTTATTACTTCCAAAATCGAGAAGACAGTGCCAAATACTTTCTACTCGATTTCGGAATCTTACTTGATAAATATGATGGTGATGCTTTTGATGAAGCTTTTATCAAACCTTGGTTAGCACTAGAAGCTTGTTTTAAAGAATTTGGTAGAGAAATCAAGTTTGATGTGGAAGCTTGGACACTGGAATTAGGCTCAGGAATGCAAATAAACCCTGATTCAGTCGCCAAAGGTATACGGGGTGTGAAAAACTATTTAATGCAAAAAGGTGTACTACAAATTCCTGATTTATCAGATGAGACAAAAACTCATAAGATGACTTTCGCATCTAGCAGCAACCGGAAAAAATATTATGCGATCGCAGGTGGTATGATTCAATCTAGAATAGCATTAGGTAGCAAAGTCAAAACTGGAGACAAGCTGTATCAAATTCTCAGCTTTAATAAAGAAGGTCAACTACCTAGTGTAATTGATGTCTGCGCTCAACATGATGGATTAGTTTATGATGTCGCAACCAATCAAGCTGTAAATGAAGGCGAGTTTGTTTTGGGAATTGTTAGTTAG
- a CDS encoding ATP-dependent 6-phosphofructokinase — MEEPKRIGILTSGGDCSGLNAVIRAVVNCAVDTYGWEVLGIRQATLGLMARPPQFTKLEVDQVDSLLTAGGTMLGTTNKGDPFAFPMADGSLCDRSEEIIAGYHELGLDALIGIGGDGSLAILRRLAQQGGINLVGIPKTIDNDIGVTEHAIGFDTAVNIATEALDRLHFTAASHSRVMILEVMGRDAGHIAIAAGIAGGANVILIPEIPYTVEHICHKIKERQEKGKNYCLIIVSEAVRTHDGENVTITNRLGQSRYGGIGEYLADKIIEHIGVETRVTVLGHIQRGGTASPLDRLVATAFGVAAVNLIAEGKYDRMVTWQNRQVLSVPITEAIAQYSAVDPNGTLVKTARGMGIYLGD; from the coding sequence ATGGAAGAACCCAAACGCATTGGAATTCTTACCAGTGGAGGTGATTGTTCTGGCTTAAATGCTGTGATTAGGGCTGTAGTAAATTGTGCTGTGGATACTTACGGCTGGGAGGTTTTGGGAATTCGTCAAGCGACTCTAGGATTAATGGCGCGTCCACCACAATTCACCAAGCTGGAAGTTGATCAAGTTGACTCGCTATTAACTGCGGGTGGCACAATGTTGGGGACAACCAATAAAGGCGACCCCTTTGCTTTTCCAATGGCGGATGGGAGTTTATGCGATCGCTCCGAAGAAATCATTGCAGGTTATCATGAGCTAGGTTTAGACGCTTTGATTGGTATTGGCGGCGATGGTAGTTTGGCAATTCTCCGCCGTCTCGCCCAACAAGGTGGGATTAATTTAGTAGGTATTCCCAAAACCATTGATAACGATATTGGCGTTACTGAACACGCTATTGGTTTTGATACAGCAGTCAATATTGCCACAGAAGCATTAGATAGGTTACATTTTACCGCTGCAAGTCATAGCCGAGTCATGATTTTGGAAGTAATGGGGCGTGATGCTGGACACATAGCTATAGCTGCGGGAATTGCGGGAGGAGCAAATGTAATTTTAATTCCCGAAATTCCTTACACCGTTGAGCATATTTGCCACAAAATTAAAGAACGCCAAGAGAAAGGCAAAAACTATTGTTTGATTATTGTTTCTGAAGCGGTTCGTACCCACGATGGGGAAAATGTGACCATTACAAATCGCTTAGGTCAATCTCGATACGGTGGAATTGGCGAATATTTGGCAGATAAAATTATTGAACACATCGGTGTAGAAACGCGAGTTACAGTTTTAGGACACATTCAACGGGGTGGAACTGCTTCACCACTAGATAGATTAGTTGCAACTGCTTTTGGTGTTGCAGCCGTTAATCTCATTGCAGAGGGTAAATACGATCGCATGGTGACATGGCAAAATCGCCAAGTATTAAGTGTACCAATTACAGAAGCGATCGCTCAATATAGTGCCGTTGATCCCAATGGTACTTTAGTTAAAACCGCCCGTGGTATGGGTATTTATTTGGGAGATTAA
- the era gene encoding GTPase Era: MRVEPKVTSIDNYNFSFSGEVTIPQAPPDFKSGFIGIVGRPNVGKSTLMNQLVGQKIAITSPIAQTTRNRLRGILTTPEAQLIFVDTPGIHKPHHQLGEVLVQNAKIAIESVDVVLFVVDGAVACGSGDRYIAELLSRSKTPVILGLNKTDQQPPDSQFLDDSYAQMAQSHEWEIVKFSAKTSVGLPQLQELLIEHLEIGPLYYPPDLVTDQPERFIMGELIREQILLLTREEVPHSVAIAIDLVEETPSITRVLATINVERDSQKGILIGKGGAMLKAIGSEAREQIQKLIAGKVYLELFVKVQPKWRQSRISLAELGYRVEE; encoded by the coding sequence ATGAGGGTGGAGCCAAAGGTGACTAGTATTGATAATTACAACTTCTCTTTTTCAGGAGAAGTAACAATCCCACAGGCTCCTCCTGATTTTAAATCAGGTTTTATCGGCATTGTTGGTCGTCCGAATGTCGGTAAATCTACTTTGATGAATCAATTAGTAGGGCAAAAAATAGCCATTACTTCACCAATAGCGCAAACTACACGTAACCGCTTGCGGGGCATTTTAACTACACCAGAGGCGCAGTTAATATTTGTAGATACGCCAGGAATTCATAAGCCCCATCATCAATTGGGCGAAGTATTGGTGCAAAATGCCAAAATTGCCATTGAATCGGTAGATGTAGTCCTATTTGTGGTAGATGGAGCAGTCGCTTGTGGATCGGGCGATCGCTATATTGCCGAATTGCTCAGTCGCAGCAAAACACCAGTGATTTTGGGCTTGAACAAAACCGACCAACAACCACCCGATTCTCAGTTTCTAGATGATAGTTACGCCCAAATGGCCCAGTCCCATGAATGGGAAATTGTGAAATTTTCTGCCAAGACGAGTGTAGGATTACCGCAACTTCAAGAATTATTAATTGAACATTTAGAAATTGGGCCGTTATATTACCCGCCAGACTTGGTAACTGACCAGCCAGAACGCTTTATTATGGGTGAATTAATCCGAGAACAAATTTTATTATTGACTCGTGAAGAAGTACCCCATTCAGTAGCGATCGCCATTGACCTAGTAGAAGAAACTCCCAGCATTACTCGTGTGCTTGCTACCATCAACGTTGAGCGTGATTCTCAAAAAGGCATACTCATTGGCAAAGGCGGAGCGATGCTTAAAGCAATTGGTAGTGAAGCCCGCGAACAAATCCAAAAGTTAATCGCTGGCAAAGTTTACCTCGAATTGTTTGTCAAAGTTCAACCAAAATGGCGACAGTCGCGAATTAGTTTAGCAGAGTTAGGCTATCGCGTGGAAGAATAA
- a CDS encoding response regulator transcription factor yields MSLDIRYPLNLPANAPPLRVLIVEDDPMMQLGLEQSLMAHPQLEIVGQAEDGYLGVQAALQLKPDLVVMDIGLPRLDGIAATQQIKAALPATHVVMLTSHQTETEIIAALSSGADAYCIKGASVERLLSAIAAAVDGAAYLDPQIARRVIDNLKPPTPTSNNANLSGRELEVLKLMVDGLSNPEIAEKLYLSPNTIKTHVRGIMNKLAVDDRVQAAVVALRSGLV; encoded by the coding sequence ATGTCTTTAGATATTCGCTATCCCTTAAATTTACCAGCCAATGCTCCGCCGTTGCGCGTGTTAATTGTCGAAGACGATCCGATGATGCAACTGGGATTAGAGCAATCGTTAATGGCTCATCCTCAGTTGGAGATAGTTGGACAAGCAGAAGATGGTTATTTAGGAGTTCAAGCAGCACTGCAACTCAAACCTGATTTAGTGGTTATGGATATTGGCTTGCCGCGATTGGATGGCATTGCAGCGACACAGCAAATTAAGGCGGCTTTGCCAGCAACTCATGTGGTGATGCTGACATCTCATCAAACGGAGACAGAAATTATTGCAGCGCTATCTAGTGGTGCAGATGCGTATTGTATTAAAGGTGCAAGTGTGGAACGATTGTTAAGTGCGATCGCAGCCGCAGTTGATGGTGCAGCCTATCTCGATCCCCAAATTGCGCGGCGAGTAATTGATAATCTCAAACCGCCTACACCTACCAGTAACAATGCCAACTTATCTGGACGCGAGTTAGAAGTGTTGAAACTTATGGTAGACGGCTTGAGTAACCCGGAGATTGCCGAAAAACTTTATCTAAGTCCCAACACTATCAAAACTCACGTCCGAGGGATTATGAATAAATTAGCAGTAGACGATCGCGTGCAAGCAGCAGTTGTGGCACTGCGTTCTGGGTTGGTTTGA
- a CDS encoding DUF3611 family protein, which yields MQTESEARSLPPETRGIGNTIRLTGWITFWAQLSIGVVSVLALLFALTGREFVQQQNAGLGIGIFWAVCGIVLLLFSLYWNFRYTHIGKALENSNPALHPSKPNTTKILRLGIIVGLVGILLTLLGAGSTVFVLVAKSISQPPGVAITNPYNIIRPMDVFVVVADITGIAAHFVGTVASLWLLERVHQH from the coding sequence ATGCAAACTGAATCAGAAGCGCGATCGCTACCACCAGAAACACGAGGAATCGGTAATACTATTCGTCTTACAGGCTGGATTACTTTCTGGGCACAATTGTCAATTGGAGTGGTTTCTGTCTTAGCTTTGTTGTTTGCTTTGACTGGTCGTGAATTTGTTCAGCAACAGAATGCTGGTCTTGGAATTGGCATATTTTGGGCTGTCTGCGGAATTGTACTATTGTTATTCAGTCTCTATTGGAACTTTCGTTACACTCACATAGGCAAAGCTTTAGAAAATTCCAATCCAGCTTTGCATCCCAGTAAGCCAAATACAACTAAAATCCTCCGACTGGGGATAATTGTGGGTTTAGTAGGAATATTATTAACTCTCTTAGGTGCTGGTTCAACCGTGTTCGTGCTAGTGGCAAAATCTATATCCCAACCTCCAGGAGTAGCAATCACCAATCCCTACAACATTATTCGACCGATGGATGTTTTTGTGGTTGTGGCAGACATCACTGGGATTGCTGCTCACTTTGTAGGCACTGTTGCTTCGTTATGGTTACTGGAGCGAGTGCATCAACATTAA
- a CDS encoding TspO/MBR family protein — protein sequence MIKSWMVIGGVAFLVALAANVITPSDRQWFKRLQRPRWLTFEGAIPIIWTVIFICGAWSAYIIWEKDPGSTSTWLIMGLYLLLEIITIAYTPVMFRLRSLKVGTILGGTGFIICAFLILAVLSISGWAALLLVPYILWSPIGTYTTWQMTALNPQDA from the coding sequence ATGATTAAATCTTGGATGGTGATTGGGGGCGTGGCTTTCTTGGTTGCTTTAGCCGCTAACGTGATTACGCCTAGCGATCGCCAATGGTTCAAGCGCTTACAACGACCAAGATGGCTAACTTTTGAGGGTGCGATTCCAATTATCTGGACTGTAATATTTATTTGCGGTGCTTGGTCGGCTTATATTATCTGGGAAAAAGATCCAGGAAGCACCTCAACCTGGTTAATCATGGGTTTATATCTACTGTTAGAAATAATTACTATCGCCTATACGCCTGTAATGTTTAGGCTTCGCAGTCTAAAAGTGGGAACAATTCTTGGTGGCACAGGTTTTATCATTTGTGCTTTCTTAATACTTGCAGTCTTAAGTATTTCTGGTTGGGCAGCATTGCTACTAGTTCCTTATATCCTGTGGAGTCCCATTGGTACTTATACCACTTGGCAGATGACCGCTCTCAATCCTCAAGATGCCTAA
- a CDS encoding TspO/MBR family protein yields MIPSWIIIGAVTFFIALGSFLITPRDVKWFANLSRPRWLVFEPLIPIIWTVIFICGATSAYIVWEKNPGSPITWLIMAFYLLVEIITVAYIPIMLRFRSLKAGEILGLVGLISGVVLAICVLPISLMAALLLLPYLIWTPIGTYTTDELKELNPQDA; encoded by the coding sequence ATGATTCCATCTTGGATAATAATTGGGGCTGTAACTTTCTTCATCGCCCTTGGAAGTTTCTTGATTACGCCACGTGATGTTAAATGGTTTGCAAACTTAAGTCGCCCTCGCTGGCTAGTTTTTGAGCCATTGATTCCGATCATCTGGACTGTGATTTTTATTTGCGGTGCAACTTCAGCTTATATTGTCTGGGAAAAAAATCCCGGAAGCCCAATTACTTGGTTAATAATGGCTTTTTACCTTTTGGTGGAAATTATTACCGTTGCCTACATACCTATAATGCTGAGGTTTCGCAGTCTCAAAGCTGGGGAAATTCTTGGGCTAGTTGGTTTGATTTCAGGTGTTGTCCTTGCAATCTGCGTTTTGCCGATTTCTCTAATGGCGGCGCTGTTACTCCTTCCTTATCTAATTTGGACTCCTATTGGTACTTACACTACCGACGAGTTAAAAGAGTTAAATCCTCAAGATGCATAA
- a CDS encoding M15 family metallopeptidase, with protein MRPYHQIPIFECGEPLIAIPLELFAVESPHPYEKLGAPYGEHSPYYLRQSVIENLIQAQNYLDVLHPHWRIQIFDAYRPIAVQQFMVDYSFTQAVQDRGLTNVELSPNQRQEVWEAVYAIWAAPSLDEKTPPPHSTGAAVDVTLVDDTGQIVNMGSPIDEMSERSHPDYYANNDDPEAQNYQAHRQLLQDVMLKAGFQRNPREWWHFSVGDQMWAWLNNQSNPANPATARYGRIA; from the coding sequence ATGAGGCCTTATCATCAAATCCCAATTTTTGAGTGTGGTGAACCGCTAATAGCGATTCCTTTAGAATTGTTTGCAGTGGAATCTCCCCATCCTTATGAAAAATTAGGTGCGCCTTATGGCGAACATTCCCCTTATTATCTGCGTCAAAGCGTTATTGAAAATTTAATCCAAGCGCAAAATTATCTTGATGTTCTGCATCCTCACTGGCGTATCCAAATTTTTGATGCTTATCGCCCGATCGCAGTTCAGCAGTTTATGGTAGATTACAGCTTCACTCAAGCAGTGCAGGATAGGGGATTAACTAACGTGGAGTTATCCCCAAACCAACGTCAAGAAGTTTGGGAAGCGGTTTATGCAATTTGGGCTGCACCGAGTTTGGATGAAAAAACTCCGCCTCCTCACAGTACGGGTGCGGCGGTGGATGTGACACTAGTAGATGATACTGGGCAAATAGTAAATATGGGTTCGCCGATTGATGAAATGTCAGAGCGATCGCATCCCGATTATTATGCCAATAATGACGACCCAGAAGCACAAAACTATCAGGCTCACCGCCAGCTATTGCAAGATGTAATGTTAAAAGCAGGGTTTCAACGCAATCCCAGAGAGTGGTGGCATTTTTCTGTTGGCGATCAAATGTGGGCTTGGCTGAATAATCAATCTAATCCAGCCAATCCTGCCACGGCACGTTATGGCCGTATTGCATAG